In Malania oleifera isolate guangnan ecotype guangnan chromosome 8, ASM2987363v1, whole genome shotgun sequence, a single window of DNA contains:
- the LOC131162930 gene encoding photosystem II 22 kDa protein, chloroplastic gives MAQTMLLMPSVSSTCQRREPLLQRLKPKSFSHQLLPPSLPPTNTSSSSSSFTTVALFKSKTKAAPAKKAPPPKPKVEDGIFGTSGGIGFTKQNELFVGRVAMIGFAASLLGEAITGKGILAQLNLETGIPIYEAEPLLLFFILFTLLGAIGALGDRGRFVDDPPSGLGKAVIPPGKGVRSALGLSEGGRLFGFTKSNELFVGRLAQLGIAFSIIGEIVTGKGALAQLNIETGVPISDIEPLVLFNVLFFFIAALNPGTGKFVTDEEED, from the exons ATGGCTCAAACGATGCTGCTCATGCCCAGTGTTTCTTCTACATGCCAAAGAAGAGAACCTCTGCTTCAAAGACTAAAGCCCAAGTCATTCTCTCATCAACTCTTACCCCCCTCACTCCCTCCCACTAAcacctcttcttcttcttcttcctttacAACTGTTGCTCTCTTCAAATCAAAAACTAAAGCCGCACCTGCCAAGAAG GCTCCACCGCCAAAGCCGAAGGTTGAAGATGGTATATTTGGGACCTCAGGGGGCATTGGTTTCACAAAGCAAAATGAACTCTTTGTTGGTCGCGTCGCCATGATCGGCTTTGCT GCGTCGTTGTTGGGGGAGGCAATTACGGGAAAGGGAATTCTGGCGCAGTTGAATCTGGAAACCGGAATTCCAATATACGAAGCAGAGCCTCTATTGCTCTTCTTCATTTTGTTTACGCTGTTGGGAGCCATTGGGGCGTTGGGTGATCGAGGCCGCTTTGTTGACGATCCTCCCAGTGGACTCGGAAAGGCAGTCATCCCTCCCGGGAAGGGCGTAAGATCTGCATTGGGTCTCAGTGAAGGAG GTCGTCTGTTCGGGTTTACAAAGTCGAATGAACTGTTTGTGGGAAGATTGGCTCAGTTGGGCATAGCATTCTCCATCATTGGAGAAATAGTGACGGGGAAAGGAGCTCTGGCGCAGCTGAACATAGAGACGGGTGTTCCAATTAGTGATATTGAACCACTGGTGCTCTTCAACGTTCTCTTTTTCTTCATTGCAGCCTTGAATCCTGGGACTGGTAAATTTGTGACAGACGAGGAGGAAGATTAG